A window of Hymenobacter aerilatus contains these coding sequences:
- a CDS encoding 3-deoxy-D-manno-octulosonic acid transferase yields the protein MSLLLSFLYSVAIYLYGLLLRLVAPFVPKAAQWVGGRKGWRVRLREALRHETAPLAWFHCASLGEFEQGRPLMEAYARQYPTHKIVLTFFSPSGYEVRKNWPGAAYILYLPLDTAANARAFLDLVRPRLAVFVKYEFWHHFLRELQRRQVPTLCVSAIFRPEQVFFKPWGSFFRAILSRFTHIFTQNDASVELLRQAGIRQASVAGDTRFDTVARTAAQPPVSLPLVEAFQADGVPVMIVGSSWPEDLPTLTPLFQQYHQELRFIVAPHEIGEANLRQVEAALPGQVVRYSTATPTTVAQAHVLLIDNVGLLSQLYRFGHFAYVGGAFGKGLHNTLEAAAFGLPVFFGPTYHKFQEAVELVALGGAFPVHSAQELETALLPLLRNEPTRLLVQDLNMDYVFQHAGATQRIMAWLDDKVDVK from the coding sequence TTGTCTTTACTGTTGAGTTTTCTGTATTCTGTTGCCATTTATCTGTACGGCTTGCTGCTGCGACTGGTGGCTCCTTTTGTGCCCAAGGCGGCGCAGTGGGTAGGTGGCCGTAAGGGCTGGCGAGTCCGCTTACGCGAAGCGCTCCGGCACGAAACGGCCCCGCTGGCGTGGTTTCACTGTGCTTCGCTGGGCGAGTTTGAGCAGGGCCGACCACTGATGGAGGCCTATGCCCGCCAGTACCCCACGCACAAAATCGTGCTCACGTTTTTCTCGCCCTCGGGCTACGAGGTCCGCAAAAACTGGCCTGGCGCGGCCTACATCCTGTATCTGCCGCTGGACACGGCGGCCAACGCCCGCGCCTTTCTGGACCTGGTACGGCCCCGGCTGGCGGTATTCGTGAAGTACGAGTTCTGGCACCACTTCCTGCGGGAATTGCAGCGCCGCCAGGTTCCTACCCTCTGCGTGTCGGCTATTTTCCGACCTGAGCAGGTCTTTTTTAAGCCCTGGGGCAGCTTCTTCCGTGCTATCCTGAGTCGGTTCACGCACATTTTCACGCAGAACGATGCCTCGGTGGAGCTGCTCCGCCAGGCCGGCATTCGGCAGGCCAGCGTGGCCGGCGACACGCGCTTTGATACGGTAGCGCGCACGGCGGCGCAGCCACCTGTTTCCCTACCCCTGGTAGAGGCTTTCCAGGCCGATGGGGTGCCGGTGATGATTGTGGGGAGCAGTTGGCCAGAGGACCTGCCTACCCTCACCCCCTTATTCCAGCAGTACCATCAGGAACTGCGCTTCATTGTGGCGCCGCACGAAATTGGGGAGGCTAATCTGCGGCAGGTGGAGGCGGCGCTACCCGGCCAAGTGGTGCGTTACTCCACTGCCACCCCAACCACCGTGGCACAGGCCCACGTGCTGCTCATCGACAACGTGGGGCTGCTTTCCCAACTGTACCGCTTTGGGCACTTTGCTTACGTGGGCGGGGCCTTTGGCAAGGGCCTGCACAATACGCTGGAAGCAGCGGCGTTTGGCTTACCGGTGTTTTTCGGGCCTACCTACCACAAGTTTCAGGAGGCCGTGGAACTGGTAGCGCTGGGTGGCGCATTTCCGGTGCACTCGGCACAGGAGCTGGAAACGGCCCTACTCCCCCTGCTCCGCAACGAACCGACCCGCCTGCTCGTGCAAGACCTCAATATGGACTATGTTTTTCAACATGCCGGCGCCACCCAGCGCATCATGGCGTGGCTCGATGATAAAGTCGATGTGAAATAA